AAATTGAAGGTTAAGTTCCATAATTCACACCCGATCCAGAAGCTAATTGAAATATAACAGTGTGTATTAAATAAACCATTCTCACCTCCAGTCTAGCAGCACTTCTCCCCTGACGAATTTGTTCAACCACATTACGAAGCTGTACAAGAAAAAAACATATGGCAAAATTTTAGAAGCAGAAAAAGTAAGTAATAAATTTATTAGATTACTGGAAAATGCTGAATTCAGAAGATTCTGAAGTCATCCCGGTATCAGCTCAGAGGTACCGAAGCTACATTTGATTTGCAAACTACCTTACAGAGCAGGTAAGAGAAAAAAAAAAGCCATTTGCAACAGCGGAACACATCTACAGTAGGAAATAATTAATACATTGTAGAGATATTCAAGGATAGGTTCATAGACCAACAAAGGAAAGGAAAGGTTGAGTAACTTTATAAGAAATAGTTCATAATTCAAGTGGGGATATTGCCAGATAAGAAATAGTTCATAATTCAAGTGCAAATCGCAAGGCAAGAAAATGAAATAGCTCACACGGAAATAAACTTCACATGAAAAGTGGATTTTAGTGCGGGTTATTAGCCAGCAAATGAAAATAATATCCTCTTTGAGAAACATAGTAAGGAAGGTAAAAAAACAgagatagacaaagggaactttCCTTGCAGCACATCATCAATTTAAGATAAATATGGAACTACATATCCACACCTGTGCTTAGTAAGAACGGAAGAATATTAGATGGAATTACTCCAGGGAAGCATACCTCTGAGACCGTCCTGCTTCCTTCTCTTGAAGCAGCGATGCTCTGCATAAAAGACTGAAGGTCCAAGTAACCTGGGTTTTGCCTATCAATAGAGGGAGGAACTGCCCTGGAGTAGTGTTGCAGACTTGCACGAGCGCTTGATCCTGGTTGATGGTTCCGAATCTCGTGTGATGAAGATGAATGCCCACGGTGCTGCAATGCAATACTTGGACTTCTGGAATGAGAAACACTAGCAGCAAGTGAGGCTCTCCTGGGTACATCAGCTGAACCTCTTGCGGCTGAACTTGGCTGAGATGAATTCAACCCAGGAACCTGTTGGGGTCCTACATTTGCAGCAGCTCGAAGTGTAGAGCTGGAGCCGGGATTTTGCTGGTTACTTCTGCTTCCGGGTGCAGATAGCAAGTTTGTTGAATCAGTAGTAAACAACGACGGACCTAGCATAAAGGGCTCAGGGAGATTGCTTCTTGCCAGGCTGCTACCAGGATCTTGTGAAGCAGGTGTCGGATTTATTGTATCAGCAGAACTCCCTGGTCTTGAACCGAAATTACCATTTGATGGATGTCGCTGCAGACTTTGCGAGAATTGAGCAACAGCAGGTACATGAGGACGATTTTGAGAACTTGCTGAAGAACTCACTCCTCTAGGTTGCACTGGCGTAAAAGAAGACTGTTGCCGCGCAGGCTGATGAGCTGAACACCTGAAACTTTCCTCAGGCAGCAGATTAGAAAGTGATTGCTCATACTCATTGGCGCTTATTCTCATCCGGGTATTTCTCAGGAATCTTTGACTTTCATGCAGATGACCAGATAGTGTATAAGGGTCAGAAAAAATGTCATCATCTGAGGTATCAGTATTCTGGTCCAATTGCTCCATGGGAGGGTATGAAAAACCATAGTTTACAGAGGTCATATTTAAATTAGCAGTACTTTCATGACTGGACAGCGAAGGTAGCAGCATATCATTGTTTTGGCAATGATTGCGTGAACTCCCATTGGCAGAAGACTCTCCGAGACTTCCAGCAACATTCTTTCTCTTGATAGATGACCGAAAATGGTTCACAGTATGTGAAGAACTTCCACCGGTTTCTTGGCCTGCTGTACCATCAAAAAAGTTTGCAGAATGCAAGGAACTTCTTATAGCACCAGGAGAAATTTCACGACGAAGAACATTTTCAGTGGTCGAAAGACCTCTATTCGGAGGATAAGTATTCATTCCAGAGTGTCCATTACTCTGAACCATATCAACATTCCCGGTCTCAAATTGATCAGCCTGATTAATGTTCAGGTCTATGTTTAAGTTGTGTGAAGGCAATGAACTACTGCTTTCTCGTCTTCTCCCTTCGATGATTAAAGGGCCGCCTATAGACAAAGCAGGTGCAAAATGTTCCCTTTTGGCCTGTAAAAGGCTATCATGATCGGCTAGGAAGCCCGCGGAGCTAGAACCAGGTGAATCCCACAAACTCAAGCTTGTATTTTGCTGACCAATCATGCCTCCACTTGGCATTCCCACCTCGTGACTATTGAGAACATAGTGTGGGTAGTTCTCACTCTCTAGGGTATCAGGAAGTAGATTATGCTCATCAACAGCAGGGTTCTGCTGATCGATAGCCTGGTTGTTGGAACTAGAACCAAGGTGGCATGTTTCCGAGGAAGACAGCATAGTGACCCTATTATGTTGCATCAAAACCTGTGTTCCTTGGTGACTTGATGAGGAGCTCAAATGATTTCAGTAGAATAAACAATCACTTGCTAATAAGCAACGGTTGAAACTTGAAGTAGATAATCCTGGGAAATAGGACAGATGGAAAATAGTAAGGAACAGTCACAACATATAGCAGGTGCAGAAATAACAGAAACAACAATAAACTATGTGCAGACTGTGCACCTACTTTGTTGAGGTTTCTTGAAGCATATCCATTAACTAATATATGCATGTGCAAGACGGACCCCACATTACCAAGACTAGTTTTACAGCTTACTAAACAGAGGAGAGAGGATCAACGACGCAACTACATTTGTCTAGAATGCTGAGagacaacaaagcctttagtcccaaacaagttggggtaggctagagctgaaacccataagaATCTCACAACCAATGCCGAGAGACAAGTCATACAAAATAAAATACTGAATCAAATAGGACTGTACCCATTGTATATTGTGTGTTGAATACAgataaaagtaaaaaaaaactttAATACAGGATGCACAGGACTAATCGCTTATACTGGTCAAATGGCAATAAACATTTGGCCTCAGCACGGCAAATACAAAAGGACCATGTACATGTACATCGAAATCATACTATAAATTACCATGTTTCTATACATCAAGATCAAGTAGAGTCATTACACTGCAGGAAACTCTATAAATAAACACCACTCCAAATACATCACCATTATAACCAGAAGGAGCAATGTGGGATGCAGGTGGCATACATACATACCTCAAGTCCAAGAGCAGCAACGAATCAGAGACAAATGATGGAAGCCCTTGCAGCCTCCGGCTATGAAACTGTCTCCCTGGCTTCAGCCTAGAAAAGAGAGCATCACAGGTTAATTAGTTTCTGTCCGGAATGGAAATGGAATCACATAAGCACATAACAAGTCATAGAAGTAACAAGTCAAAATCGGCAAACGCAATAATTTGGAACAGCTCCGATTGTTTGTGACCCTGTAAAGGGATGGGCTTGTACCAAAATCCCGTGCCTGTCCCATGCCCCCATGGCGTGCAGCCCATCTCTAGACCTCGGGGCAAGATTACATACAGACTAGGTTAGGTAGCACATCGACGGCCTTCTAGGAACACGACCACGAATAAGCATAGGTCGAGCGCCTTATCCTGTCTACCCCGAGCAAAGATTCACTTTTTCACCACGGAATCCTCTCCTACCACAAAACAGACCCCGAATCGACGAAATTCGGACCAATCCACCCGCGAGACCCCGAGGAACGGAGGCCCCCAGATCCGCCCCGCGCAGATCTCAGCACCCCGCAGCGCCGGCCCGCAAATCGACCCCATCCGGGCACCCCCAATCCAGACCCGCCGTCCCGCTCCTCCAAGAACCAACCACTCCTCTCCGCACAACCACCCGCGCTCCTCCCCCACCACGACGACGCCGGAGACCAAGGCAGGGGCAAAGGGGAATCAAGAAACATACGGACCCAGAGCGCCGTCCGTGCGTCCGGCGCAGCGCCTCCCGAtcggcccccttccttcctcccgaTCGGCCGATCGGCGGCGTGGGAGGGAGGGACGAGGAgcggagggggggagggggagccCGGTTCCTCCCGTCCGCTGCTGCCTCTGCCTGCTGCGCTGTCGCCTGCGTCTCGGGGCTCGAGGAGGAAAATAGGGGGGAGAGAGAGTGGGAGGGGCGACGATGATGGGTGGGGTGGGTTGCGGCGTTTTtcaggggtggggtgggggaaagCGAGCCGAGCCCACGGGCGGAGGCGGGGTCGCGGCCGTCCGATCGCGGAGATCGACGGCTGGGGGATGTGGAGGggtgtatgtgtatgtgtgtgtgtgtgtgtgtcgggaTGGGAAATCCTGGTGCTCTGGGGGACGTGGGTGATTTAAAACTGGCCATCAATTAATGCTGGCGACGGGCTCGCTTTCGGATCTTCTCGTGGATGCTGCTTAGATTTGGACCCCTCGTGTGGGCTGTGGGctgcccggcccggcccggcccgataTTTGCCTGGGTCGGGCCGGGCTGAGCTACGGTGTGAAATGTGGGGCTCTTGTCTTCCACCTTTTTTTAACATGAGAATTGTGGTTTGCGTCATTTTGTGGTTTGAGAAGTGGTTGAATGCGCTCGTTTAATTCTATGGGAACTTAAATGATTGTTGTTGGTATCTgctttgtactccctccggtcctttttagtccaCATATAAATTTTGCTCAAAGTCAAAGTGTCTTTACTTTGACATGCATGTATTGATTGTGCACGATCATACAATGTCGAGCATGCTAATTCCCAAGGTCGACACTTTTCATGAGGAGAATTATATGACTACATATGCATGCTCGTGTTCGTTAATCGGTTATATATCTGAGGTGGTCCAACTTGTGTTGTGATGAATACCTTCAAGATAAAGCCGATGCATGTTCATGTTTGATTGGTTTCCGCTTTTGGCATGCATGTGTCGATTATCCGTGGACATGTATTGGCAAGCATGTTGTCCATCCCCACTAATAGAGGACAatattgaagaaaatatgccctaaaggcaataataaagttattatttattttcttatatgataaatgtttattattcatgctataattgtttgtattaaccggaaacataatacatgtgtgaatacatagacaaacagagtgtcactagtatgcctctacttgactagctcgttaatcaaagatggttatgtttcctaaccatggacaaagagttgttatttgattaacgggatcacatcattagttgaatgatctgattgacatgacccattccgttagcttagcactcgatcgttcagtatgttgctattgctttcttcatgacttatacatgttcctatgactatgagattatgcaactcccgtttaccggaggaacactttgtgtgctaccaaacgtcacaacgtaac
The window above is part of the Triticum aestivum cultivar Chinese Spring chromosome 2A, IWGSC CS RefSeq v2.1, whole genome shotgun sequence genome. Proteins encoded here:
- the LOC123186977 gene encoding probable E3 ubiquitin-protein ligase HIP1, whose amino-acid sequence is MQHNRVTMLSSSETCHLGSSSNNQAIDQQNPAVDEHNLLPDTLESENYPHYVLNSHEVGMPSGGMIGQQNTSLSLWDSPGSSSAGFLADHDSLLQAKREHFAPALSIGGPLIIEGRRRESSSSLPSHNLNIDLNINQADQFETGNVDMVQSNGHSGMNTYPPNRGLSTTENVLRREISPGAIRSSLHSANFFDGTAGQETGGSSSHTVNHFRSSIKRKNVAGSLGESSANGSSRNHCQNNDMLLPSLSSHESTANLNMTSVNYGFSYPPMEQLDQNTDTSDDDIFSDPYTLSGHLHESQRFLRNTRMRISANEYEQSLSNLLPEESFRCSAHQPARQQSSFTPVQPRGVSSSASSQNRPHVPAVAQFSQSLQRHPSNGNFGSRPGSSADTINPTPASQDPGSSLARSNLPEPFMLGPSLFTTDSTNLLSAPGSRSNQQNPGSSSTLRAAANVGPQQVPGLNSSQPSSAARGSADVPRRASLAASVSHSRSPSIALQHRGHSSSSHEIRNHQPGSSARASLQHYSRAVPPSIDRQNPGYLDLQSFMQSIAASREGSRTVSELRNVVEQIRQGRSAARLEDFLVDRQLIRRASLVDRHREMRLDVDNMSYEELLALGERIGHVSTGLSEEKIMSGLKQWKYLHIPLEEPATVIEPCCICQEDYADGEDMGRVECGHYFHTACIKQWLVIKNTCPICKKAALGT